In Poecilia reticulata strain Guanapo linkage group LG1, Guppy_female_1.0+MT, whole genome shotgun sequence, one genomic interval encodes:
- the slc25a4 gene encoding ADP/ATP translocase 1 yields MSDAVISFMKDFLAGGIAAAISKTAVAPIERVKLLLQVQHASKQITADMQYKGIVDCVVRIPKEQGFLSFWRGNLANVIRYFPTQALNFAFKDKYKKIFLGGVDQKTQFWRYFAGNLASGGAAGATSLCFVYPLDFARTRLAADIGKGPAEREFTGLGNCITKIYKTDGLKGLYLGFNVSVQGIIIYRAAYFGCFDTAKGMLPDPKNTHIIVSWMIAQTVTAVAGLVSYPFDTVRRRMMMQSGRKGADIMYKGTIDCWKKILKDEGGRAFFKGAWSNVIRGMGGAFVLVLYDEIKKFT; encoded by the exons ATGTCGGACGCGGTGATTAGTTTCATGAAGGACTTTTTGGCCGGTGGCATTGCCGCTGCCATCTCCAAAACAGCTGTCGCTCCCATTGAGAGagtcaagctgctgctgcag GTGCAGCATGCCAGCAAGCAGATCACGGCTGATATGCAGTACAAAGGCATTGTTGACTGTGTCGTTAGAATCCCGAAGGAGCAGGGCTTCCTGTCCTTCTGGAGAGGCAACCTGGCCAACGTGATCCGTTACTTCCCCACCCAAGCCCTGAACTTCGCCTTCAAAGACAAGTACAAGAAGATCTTCCTCGGTGGCGTGGATCAGAAGACACAGTTCTGGCGCTACTTTGCCGGGAACCTGGCGTCGGGCGGCGCCGCTGGGGCCACTTCGCTCTGCTTCGTCTACCCACTCGATTTCGCTAGGACGAGGCTGGCCGCCGACATCGGCAAGGGCCCAGCAGAGAGGGAGTTCACCGGACTCGGAAACTGCATTACCAAGATCTACAAAACCGATGGCCTCAAGGGTCTTTACCTCGGGTTCAACGTGTCGGTGCAGGGCATCATCATCTACAGAGCGGCTTACTTCGGATGCTTTGACACAGCAAAAG GCATGCTGCCAGATCCCAAGAACACACACATCATTGTCAGCTGGATGATCGCCCAGACTGTCACGGCTGTAGCGGGTCTCGTCTCGTATCCTTTTGACACCGTCAGACGTCGCATGATGATGCAGTCAGGACGTAAAGGAG CTGATATTATGTACAAGGGCACAATCGACTGCTGGAAGAAGATCCTCAAAGATGAGGGAGGTCGGGCCTTCTTCAAGGGAGCCTGGTCCAACGTGATCAGAGGCATGGGTGGTGCTTTTGTGCTGGTGCTGTATGATGAGATCAAGAAGTTCACCTAA
- the cfap97 gene encoding cilia- and flagella-associated protein 97, which yields MFTSSELEGEVDHSFFDSDWDSGRNVGEKREKDSKMKKRISSTRQRESVKHSGHLTEETKRDLKEVENSKTDASLISFIPDEHIHEGKDELNFHSKRPSGAFPAMLADIPNDGDNKRQNDTRKSALAFPANSKEANEQSPRKLVKNQHPKNSPPSSNEASTDADSESSFSSQRGILNSSNLSKPTKSFVRRKTRGTRRGSAESQDLPNMSTDESDGSVTDVSPLSSPDSGSLRSLSSEAEKEGHEVQQEPKTLPSGAFSNIHEAVDSNTDVDECSSGLESHLEQKMVLHVSGGVVRKNYSFSNAEVRRIDLENKRLLQALSNISSGSKAEKNSKKSTSVPKGSSVAFYAHTAQVRDRQQRRIHQENLVLLKRLQSTQATPGMSRLEQLTDHQRRIEMPGYRTYSGGSSRVSCTIIRPMPIISRASLINTYTRGTSVSGSNTQRTSSQAWR from the exons ATGTTCACCTCTAGTGAACTGGAAGGGGAAGTGGACCACTCCTTTTTTGACAGTGATTGGGACAGTGGAAGAAATGTTGGAGAGAAACGAGAGAAGGACTCGAAGATGAAAAAGCGAATTTCAAGCACACGTCAGAGAGAATCTGTAAAACACTCTGGACATCTCACTGAGGAGACAAAGAGAGACTTGAAGGAAGtggaaaacagcaaaactgatGCATCATTGATTTCTTTCATACCGGATGAACATATACATGAAGGCAAAGATGAGTTAAATTTTCACTCTAAAAGACCCAGTGGAGCATTTCCGGCTATGCTAGCCGACATTCCAAATGATGGGGACAACAAGAGGCAGAATGACACAAGAAAAAGTGCCTTAGCTTTCCCAGCTAACTCAAAAGAGGCAAACGAGCAATCGCCTAGAAAACTGGTCAAAAATCAGCATCCCAAAAATTCTCCTCCCTCTTCAAATGAAGCCAGCACTGACGCAGATTCAGAGAGTTCTTTCAGCAGTCAGAGAGGTATTTTAAACTCCTCTAACCTCTCCAAACCCACCAAGTCTTTTGTACGCCGTAAAACAAGAGGGACCAGACGGGGCTCAGCTGAATCTCAGGATTTGCCTAACATGAGCACAGATGAGTCAGATGGCTCAGTGACAGACGTGAGTCCCCTCTCTTCTCCTGATTCTGGTTCACTCCGGTCATTAAGTTCAGAGGCTGAGAAAGAAGGTCACGAAGTGCAGCAGGAGCCGAAAACTCTGCCCTCCGGTGCCTTCAGCAACATTCATGAAGCGGTGGACTCAAATACCGATGTGGATGAGT GTTCATCTGGATTAGAAAGCCATCTTGAACAGAAAATGGTGCTCCATGTTTCTGGAGGGGTTGTTCGGAAGAACTACTCATTTTCCAACGCTGAGGTCCGTCGCATTGATTTGGAGAACAAGCGGCTCCTTCAGGCACTGTCAAATATTTCATCAGGgtccaaagcagaaaaaaattcaaaaaagaGCACTTCTGTGCCCAAAGGCTCTTCAGTTGCTTTTTACGCACATACTGCACAAGTCAGGGACCGACAACAGCGTCGCATTCATCAGGAGAACCTG GTTTTACTAAAGAGACTGCAGTCCACCCAAGCCACACCTGGAATGAGTCGCCTTGAACAACTAACAGATCACCAGCGGCGGATCGAAATGCCCGGCTACAGGACCTATAGTGGGGGGTCCAGCAGAGTATCCTGTA CGATTATAAGACCCATGCCAATCATCTCCCGTGCATCTCTCATTAACACCTACACCAGAGGGACATCTGTTTCTGGGTCAAATACACAACGTACTAGCAGTCAAGCCTGGCGTTAA